The Aminithiophilus ramosus genome contains a region encoding:
- a CDS encoding ABC transporter ATP-binding protein, with protein sequence MDNLLEIKGLRVAFHTDDGTVHALNDVDLELGDGETLGLVGETGAGKTTLARSIMRLIPSPPGVIEAGEIFFEGRDLVGADISEMLGIRGNRISMIFQDPMSALNPVITIGDQIAEVIGVHQKVSHKEAWERALLMLGTVGISADRAGDYPHQFSGGMKQRVVIAIALACNPTLLIADEPTTALDVTIQAQVLEMMADLKKKLGTATILITHDLGIVAQMCENVAILYAGEIVEAGTVHDIFKRTLHPYTEGLLAAIPKINENVTRLRPIDGLMPDPMALPEGCAFRERCTYATDLCRTARPALSVTEGRHKVRCFHPILKGGASYGQ encoded by the coding sequence ATGGACAACCTTCTCGAAATCAAGGGTCTACGGGTCGCCTTCCACACGGACGACGGCACGGTGCACGCCCTGAACGACGTCGACCTGGAGCTGGGCGACGGAGAGACGCTGGGTCTCGTCGGCGAGACGGGCGCCGGGAAGACGACGCTCGCAAGAAGCATCATGCGCCTCATCCCCTCGCCGCCGGGCGTCATCGAAGCGGGGGAAATCTTCTTCGAGGGTCGAGACCTCGTCGGCGCCGATATCTCGGAAATGCTGGGCATCCGGGGAAACCGCATTTCGATGATCTTCCAGGACCCGATGTCGGCCCTGAATCCCGTCATCACGATCGGCGACCAGATCGCGGAGGTCATCGGCGTGCACCAGAAGGTCTCGCACAAAGAGGCGTGGGAGCGCGCGCTCCTGATGCTCGGCACGGTCGGCATCTCCGCCGACAGGGCTGGAGACTACCCTCATCAGTTCTCCGGCGGGATGAAACAGCGCGTCGTCATAGCCATCGCGCTCGCCTGCAACCCGACACTCCTCATCGCCGACGAGCCGACGACCGCGCTCGACGTGACCATCCAGGCACAGGTGCTGGAGATGATGGCGGACCTCAAGAAGAAATTGGGCACCGCGACGATTCTCATCACCCACGATCTCGGGATCGTGGCGCAGATGTGCGAGAACGTCGCCATCCTCTACGCCGGAGAGATCGTCGAGGCCGGAACGGTGCACGACATTTTCAAGAGAACGCTCCATCCCTACACGGAGGGGTTGCTCGCCGCGATCCCGAAGATCAACGAGAACGTGACGCGCCTTCGGCCGATCGACGGGCTCATGCCCGACCCGATGGCGCTGCCGGAGGGATGCGCCTTCCGCGAACGCTGCACGTACGCAACCGACCTCTGTCGGACGGCGCGTCCGGCGCTTTCGGTGACGGAGGGCCGCCACAAGGTCCGCTGTTTTCACCCGATCCTGAAGGGGGGCGCCTCGTATGGGCAATAA
- a CDS encoding ABC transporter permease, producing the protein MSLKTPPAASRARTPFEQSLRQFLKNRMAVAGLVTVLLLFGVAVATIAIDVATGKAFYNEHIIEQDLMNRLAKPSMKHLFGCDEFGRDLLLRILWGTKYSLFIGIGAIVLSLLLGAPFGMIAGYYGGRIDNLIMRFMDVILAVPFMLLAMAIVAALGTSTLNLLVALSVSGIARFARIARASVMTVKDSEFVEAARAIGAGDAEILVRYILPNALSPNLVQVSLGVGNSILMVAGLSYLGLGVQPPHPEWGTILTSAKIYMRDAWHISVFPGAFLVIAVIAFNLFGDGLRDALDPKLKK; encoded by the coding sequence ATGAGCTTGAAGACGCCTCCTGCCGCAAGCCGGGCCCGGACGCCTTTCGAACAGTCGCTCAGGCAGTTTCTGAAAAACAGAATGGCCGTCGCCGGTCTCGTCACGGTGCTCCTGCTCTTCGGCGTGGCGGTCGCCACCATCGCGATCGACGTCGCGACCGGCAAGGCCTTCTACAACGAACACATCATCGAGCAGGATCTGATGAATCGCCTGGCGAAGCCGAGCATGAAGCATCTCTTCGGCTGTGACGAGTTCGGCCGCGACCTCTTGCTGCGCATCCTCTGGGGGACGAAATACTCGCTTTTCATCGGTATCGGAGCGATCGTCCTGTCCCTCCTTCTGGGCGCGCCCTTCGGCATGATCGCAGGCTATTACGGCGGGCGGATCGACAATCTCATCATGCGTTTCATGGACGTCATCCTCGCCGTGCCGTTCATGCTGCTCGCCATGGCGATCGTGGCCGCGCTCGGGACGAGCACCCTGAATCTGCTCGTAGCCCTCTCCGTCTCCGGCATCGCCCGTTTCGCCCGCATCGCCCGAGCCTCCGTCATGACCGTCAAGGACAGCGAGTTCGTCGAGGCGGCGCGTGCCATCGGCGCGGGGGACGCCGAGATCCTCGTCCGATACATTCTTCCGAACGCCCTTTCGCCGAACCTCGTGCAGGTGTCGCTCGGCGTCGGCAACTCCATCCTGATGGTGGCTGGCCTTTCCTACCTCGGCCTCGGCGTGCAGCCGCCTCACCCCGAGTGGGGGACGATCCTCACGTCGGCGAAGATCTATATGCGCGACGCGTGGCACATCTCGGTCTTCCCCGGCGCGTTCCTCGTGATCGCCGTCATCGCGTTCAACCTCTTCGGCGACGGTCTGCGCGACGCACTCGACCCGAAGCTGAAGAAGTAG
- a CDS encoding ABC transporter permease, with protein sequence MWRYILKRCLMTLPVLVGATFMVFTIMHFAPGDPARIILGADATEAALESLRDELGINDSFLVRYGKYMANLVRGDMGTSYRNGQPVTALIMGRLDNTISLAVAGILFAVIVGIPVGILSAIKQYSALDNVTMFITLFLTAMPTFWLALILVIVFSVNFGWFPASGMGRTFGAFWMSLVLPTLTLGSGFAALIARTTRASVLDVVRQDYIDMARAKGLSENTVIWRHMLKNALIPIVTVIGLNFGVLLGGSVLTESIFSWPGVGRFVVESISFKDTPAVLGCVVTLAILFTLVNLIVDLLYAFLDPRIKSQYRSAWARGGASK encoded by the coding sequence ATGTGGCGATACATCCTCAAACGCTGCCTCATGACCCTGCCTGTGTTGGTCGGTGCGACATTCATGGTTTTCACGATCATGCACTTCGCCCCCGGAGACCCGGCGCGAATCATCCTCGGCGCCGACGCGACCGAGGCGGCCCTCGAGTCGCTGCGCGACGAACTGGGCATCAACGATTCCTTTCTCGTCCGCTACGGCAAGTACATGGCGAATCTCGTCCGCGGCGACATGGGAACGTCCTACCGCAACGGACAGCCCGTGACCGCGCTGATCATGGGGCGTCTCGACAACACGATCTCGCTGGCGGTGGCGGGCATCCTCTTCGCGGTCATCGTCGGGATCCCCGTCGGCATCCTGTCGGCGATCAAGCAGTACTCGGCCCTCGACAACGTGACGATGTTCATCACGCTGTTCCTGACGGCGATGCCGACGTTCTGGCTCGCGCTGATCTTGGTCATCGTCTTCTCCGTCAACTTCGGCTGGTTCCCGGCCTCAGGCATGGGGCGTACGTTCGGGGCCTTCTGGATGAGCCTCGTCCTGCCGACGCTGACTCTGGGCTCGGGATTCGCCGCCCTCATCGCGCGCACGACGCGCGCGTCGGTACTCGACGTCGTGCGCCAGGACTACATCGACATGGCGCGAGCCAAAGGGCTGTCGGAAAACACCGTCATCTGGCGACACATGCTGAAAAACGCTCTCATCCCCATCGTCACGGTCATAGGGCTCAACTTCGGCGTGCTGCTCGGAGGGTCGGTCCTCACCGAGTCGATCTTCTCCTGGCCCGGCGTCGGTCGTTTCGTCGTCGAGTCCATTTCCTTCAAGGACACGCCCGCGGTACTCGGGTGCGTCGTGACGCTCGCGATCTTGTTTACCCTCGTCAACCTCATCGTCGATCTCCTCTACGCCTTCCTCGACCCGAGGATCAAATCGCAGTACCGGAGCGCCTGGGCCAGGGGAGGTGCATCGAAATGA
- a CDS encoding dipeptidase — protein sequence MNVPTKRAYRGYRSFDYLGDAKPTKIRLSQETERVPWNLVPLTDEQEARLEHLLENSPVISLHDHLRVLPADISGLSEYYASGRIATGYDGVAHSPLDALFGNQVFRGASWEETVAELGMRSCDAMHSAFLVKASDVGDIDRAKERGQVAWFPMIEHVSCIGDDLDRLDILYGLGVRMAGLVFSQSNAVGGGLSEKSDGGLTAFGERVVHRMNDLGLPIDLSHAGDVTTKEAIELSRKPVTIGHSGARALWRTKRMKPDDVIKACADKGGLFGIETAPHTTMSHSHPEHDLDAVMEHFEYIKDLVGIDHVTFGPDTMFGDHVGLHRFCADAYGDDGGETFVESAYVSGCENPAEVWWNIPRWLVAHGYSDADIAKVIGGNALRFLKETF from the coding sequence ATGAACGTTCCGACGAAACGCGCGTACAGGGGGTACCGATCCTTCGACTATCTCGGCGACGCAAAACCGACGAAGATCCGTCTGTCGCAGGAGACGGAACGGGTCCCGTGGAACCTCGTCCCGCTGACGGACGAGCAGGAAGCCCGCCTGGAACACCTTCTCGAAAACAGCCCGGTCATCAGCCTGCATGACCATCTGCGCGTGTTGCCCGCGGATATCTCAGGACTGAGCGAGTACTACGCATCGGGCAGGATCGCGACCGGTTACGACGGTGTCGCACACTCGCCGCTCGACGCCCTCTTCGGCAACCAGGTCTTCAGGGGCGCCTCCTGGGAGGAGACCGTCGCGGAACTCGGCATGAGAAGCTGCGACGCGATGCATTCGGCGTTCCTCGTCAAGGCGAGCGACGTCGGCGATATCGATCGCGCCAAGGAGAGGGGGCAGGTCGCCTGGTTTCCGATGATCGAGCACGTGAGCTGTATCGGCGACGATCTGGACCGTCTCGATATCCTCTACGGCCTCGGCGTGCGGATGGCGGGGCTCGTGTTCAGCCAGTCGAACGCCGTCGGCGGAGGCCTCTCGGAGAAAAGCGACGGCGGCCTGACGGCCTTCGGCGAGCGGGTCGTTCACCGGATGAACGACCTCGGCCTGCCGATCGATCTCTCGCACGCGGGAGACGTCACGACCAAGGAGGCGATAGAGCTGAGCAGAAAGCCCGTCACGATCGGGCACTCGGGTGCCCGTGCCCTGTGGAGAACGAAGCGGATGAAACCTGACGACGTGATCAAGGCCTGCGCCGACAAGGGCGGCCTTTTCGGCATCGAGACGGCACCGCACACGACGATGTCCCACTCCCATCCGGAGCACGACCTGGACGCCGTCATGGAGCATTTCGAATACATCAAGGATCTCGTCGGCATCGATCATGTCACGTTCGGCCCCGACACGATGTTCGGTGATCACGTCGGGCTGCACCGTTTCTGCGCCGACGCCTACGGCGATGATGGCGGAGAGACGTTCGTCGAGAGCGCCTACGTTTCGGGGTGCGAGAACCCGGCGGAGGTCTGGTGGAACATTCCGCGATGGCTTGTCGCGCACGGCTACTCCGACGCGGACATCGCGAAGGTGATCGGCGGCAACGCCCTACGGTTCCTGAAAGAGACGTTCTGA
- a CDS encoding M20 family metallopeptidase, producing the protein MELNDAKAAIEAHIDSLAPCLAKMSDALFDHPELGFREFYACKLLTDALRSRGFEVETPYAGLETAFRAVWRNGTGGPNIGLLCEYDALPMGHGCSHHLQGPSCIGAAVALKERLIDVPYTVEVIGTPAEEIEDGGKTSMLANGAFRHHDIVLMMHGGNACTTDIKSMALSDFRVTYSGVSSHSAIAPDKGRSALEALMLASNGIAYLRGHVLDDTRMAMIVEEGGSAVNAIVDRAVARIELRSYNRDYLDQVIARVENILQGAALMTETTFDIVKIGEMHSKIPVLSLNDMLMKNARHIGARQIGEPRRKTGATDFASVMRLVPGSCIRTAFVPKGTPSHSQAYLDAGKSADAHRALAEAAKILSLTGVDLICEPENLRTVKADFADAMERERTGRED; encoded by the coding sequence ATGGAGTTGAACGACGCAAAGGCCGCGATCGAAGCCCATATCGATAGCCTCGCGCCCTGCCTGGCGAAAATGAGCGATGCGCTCTTCGACCATCCGGAGCTCGGCTTCCGGGAATTTTATGCCTGCAAGCTCCTCACGGACGCCTTGCGGTCGCGGGGCTTCGAGGTCGAAACGCCGTATGCCGGGCTCGAGACGGCATTTCGCGCCGTATGGCGCAACGGAACGGGAGGCCCCAACATAGGCCTTCTCTGCGAGTACGACGCGCTGCCGATGGGACACGGCTGCTCGCACCACCTGCAGGGGCCGAGCTGCATCGGCGCCGCGGTCGCGCTCAAGGAGAGGCTGATCGATGTCCCCTATACCGTAGAGGTAATCGGCACCCCGGCGGAGGAGATCGAAGACGGCGGCAAGACCTCCATGCTCGCGAACGGGGCCTTCCGTCACCACGACATCGTTCTGATGATGCACGGCGGCAATGCCTGCACGACCGACATCAAGTCGATGGCCCTTTCCGACTTCCGCGTCACCTACAGCGGCGTCTCCTCCCACTCCGCCATCGCGCCGGACAAGGGGCGCAGTGCCCTGGAAGCGCTGATGCTCGCCTCGAACGGCATCGCCTACCTGCGGGGACACGTGCTCGACGACACGAGAATGGCGATGATCGTGGAGGAAGGGGGAAGCGCGGTCAACGCCATCGTGGACCGCGCGGTCGCCCGCATCGAGTTGCGCTCGTACAACCGGGACTACCTGGACCAGGTCATCGCGCGCGTGGAAAACATTCTCCAGGGCGCGGCCCTGATGACGGAGACGACCTTCGACATCGTCAAGATCGGCGAGATGCACAGCAAGATTCCCGTCCTCTCGCTCAACGACATGCTCATGAAAAACGCGCGGCACATCGGTGCACGACAGATCGGTGAACCGCGCAGAAAGACCGGGGCGACGGATTTCGCCTCCGTCATGCGGCTCGTTCCCGGGTCGTGCATCCGTACGGCCTTTGTCCCGAAAGGAACACCCTCTCACAGCCAGGCCTATCTCGATGCGGGCAAAAGCGCGGACGCCCATCGGGCGCTCGCGGAGGCGGCGAAAATCCTCTCACTGACCGGCGTGGACCTGATCTGCGAGCCCGAGAACCTGCGGACGGTCAAGGCGGACTTCGCCGATGCCATGGAGCGCGAGAGGACCGGCCGGGAGGACTGA
- a CDS encoding IclR family transcriptional regulator, with translation MVLPIRTTIEGDRVPTGRKSKESEKQLETLTKGLQVLDCLQGRPEMTLTEIASELGLYKSRVMRLCGTLAHMGYLIFDDHRRVYRLGPRVLSLGRVYENTNPFIPMIRPSMEYLYNRLNRTVSFAILHGMKQLCAYRISEHQSFVEPSAYQETALYVGASSRILLAFASNNFREAFFSGEEGYPALTPNTITSREELLKAVMQAQRDGYAITADERVMGSVGIAAPVLQYSGILVGSMSISGNKDGFSDDFIRECLNSLLHETSELSKKFGYTG, from the coding sequence ATGGTTCTGCCCATCAGAACAACCATAGAAGGTGATCGCGTGCCGACGGGCCGGAAGTCGAAAGAATCGGAAAAGCAACTCGAAACGCTGACAAAGGGTCTTCAGGTTCTGGACTGTCTGCAGGGCAGACCGGAAATGACGCTGACGGAGATCGCGTCCGAGCTGGGGCTATACAAGTCGCGCGTCATGCGGCTTTGCGGCACGCTCGCCCACATGGGCTACCTGATTTTCGACGATCACAGGCGCGTCTACCGGCTGGGGCCGCGCGTTCTCTCGCTTGGCAGGGTCTACGAGAACACGAACCCCTTCATCCCGATGATCCGCCCCTCGATGGAATACTTATACAATCGATTAAACCGCACGGTCTCGTTCGCCATCCTGCACGGGATGAAGCAGCTCTGCGCCTATCGCATCAGCGAGCACCAGAGCTTTGTCGAGCCGTCCGCCTATCAGGAAACGGCGCTTTACGTGGGTGCCTCGAGCAGGATACTCCTCGCGTTCGCCTCGAATAACTTCCGCGAGGCCTTTTTCTCCGGCGAAGAGGGCTATCCCGCCTTGACGCCGAACACGATAACGAGCCGGGAGGAACTCCTCAAGGCCGTGATGCAGGCCCAGCGGGACGGTTACGCCATCACGGCCGACGAGCGCGTCATGGGCTCGGTCGGCATCGCGGCACCGGTCCTGCAGTATTCCGGCATCCTCGTCGGCAGCATGTCCATCTCCGGGAACAAAGACGGTTTCAGCGACGATTTTATCCGTGAGTGTCTGAACAGCCTGCTGCACGAAACGAGTGAACTATCCAAAAAATTCGGATACACGGGCTGA
- a CDS encoding MetQ/NlpA family ABC transporter substrate-binding protein, protein MRRFLSALCVTLLLSTTALAAAPEKITIGVTPFPHGEIMEVVKGLLAKEGYELVIREFSDYVTPNSALAEGSLDANFFQHVPYLENTCAEKGFDLVWVAKIHIEPLGLYSEKIKDYRDLKKGDSIAIPNDGTNCARALRLLEANGLIKVKEGELVTALDVVENPKNLKFIELDAAQLPRTLKDVTAAVINTNFASEAGLIPSKDALLIESGDSPYANVVAVRAESVETPAVRALVKAATSPEVKAFIEEKLVPKGIVPAF, encoded by the coding sequence ATGAGACGATTCCTGTCCGCCCTGTGCGTCACCCTGCTGCTTTCCACGACGGCCCTCGCGGCGGCGCCCGAGAAGATCACCATCGGCGTCACGCCCTTCCCTCACGGGGAGATCATGGAGGTCGTCAAAGGTCTTCTGGCGAAGGAGGGCTACGAGCTGGTCATCAGGGAATTCAGCGATTACGTGACGCCCAACAGCGCCCTGGCCGAGGGGAGCCTGGACGCCAACTTCTTCCAGCATGTCCCCTACCTGGAGAACACCTGCGCCGAAAAGGGCTTCGATCTCGTCTGGGTGGCCAAGATCCACATCGAACCCCTGGGCCTCTACTCCGAAAAGATCAAAGACTATCGGGATCTGAAGAAGGGCGACTCCATCGCCATTCCCAATGACGGCACCAACTGCGCCCGGGCCCTTCGGCTTCTCGAGGCCAACGGCCTCATCAAGGTCAAAGAAGGGGAACTCGTCACGGCCTTGGACGTCGTGGAGAATCCCAAAAACCTCAAGTTCATCGAACTCGACGCCGCCCAGCTTCCCCGCACCCTGAAGGACGTCACGGCCGCCGTCATCAACACCAACTTCGCCTCCGAGGCGGGGCTGATCCCCTCGAAGGACGCCCTTCTCATCGAAAGCGGCGATTCGCCCTATGCCAACGTCGTCGCCGTAAGGGCCGAAAGCGTCGAGACGCCCGCCGTCCGGGCCCTGGTCAAGGCCGCCACCTCGCCGGAGGTCAAGGCGTTCATCGAGGAAAAGCTCGTTCCCAAGGGCATCGTCCCGGCCTTCTAG
- a CDS encoding DUF342 domain-containing protein: MSLFVDLSPSAGDGRPLDLLDIKYDLARAGIRALLEEELVRAIESCEAEKKPLRRILAAQGTPPIPPREGRVEILVPLQTSLATDSDDDEAIDYREKGEIPSVSPGELLAILHPPIPGEAGRDIYGREIAPVRPRSAVLTAGSGVLSDDGIHFVAETWGQPHLEGTALSVRPVLTIQGDVDYSTGNIRFDGSVTVTGNVREGFLVQAAFDIAIGGYVESATLHAGRDVRIRGGLLGEKTRVDAGGSLRVRFVEGATLYVDGSILVESHILHGTVRSCDSIRVKGRKGILAGDVSALRRIDAQSAGSPMSSRTRLQVGENFRLRSQVDALDGEIRSLEKNLEKVTKTIHDISTKIFSKGGPLLPVAFTQKLRSILDQYALQKKRLNIMKEKKASMESLLLQETRKGIIAIRHVLRPGVIIEIQRTFIEITQEERFVSFALNPDDLTISRSSYA, translated from the coding sequence ATGAGCCTCTTCGTCGACCTTTCCCCCTCCGCGGGAGACGGGCGCCCCCTCGACCTCCTCGACATCAAGTACGACCTGGCCCGCGCCGGCATCCGGGCCCTCCTCGAAGAGGAGTTGGTTCGGGCCATCGAAAGCTGCGAGGCGGAGAAAAAGCCCCTCCGGCGCATTCTGGCCGCCCAGGGCACGCCTCCCATCCCTCCCCGCGAGGGGAGGGTGGAGATTCTCGTCCCCCTCCAGACGTCGCTGGCGACCGATTCCGACGACGACGAGGCCATCGACTACAGGGAAAAGGGCGAGATTCCCTCCGTCAGCCCCGGAGAGCTCCTGGCCATCCTCCACCCCCCCATTCCCGGCGAGGCCGGAAGGGACATCTACGGCCGGGAGATCGCCCCGGTGAGGCCCAGGTCGGCCGTTCTCACCGCCGGATCGGGCGTCCTCTCCGACGACGGCATCCACTTCGTCGCCGAGACCTGGGGACAGCCCCATTTGGAGGGGACGGCCCTCTCCGTCCGCCCCGTGCTGACGATTCAGGGCGACGTCGACTATTCGACGGGCAACATCCGCTTCGACGGCAGCGTCACCGTGACGGGCAACGTCCGCGAAGGCTTCCTCGTCCAGGCCGCCTTCGACATCGCCATCGGGGGCTACGTCGAATCGGCCACCCTTCACGCCGGACGGGACGTCCGCATCCGCGGCGGGCTCCTGGGAGAGAAGACGCGCGTCGACGCCGGGGGCTCCCTCCGCGTTCGTTTCGTCGAAGGAGCCACCCTCTACGTCGACGGATCGATCCTCGTCGAATCCCACATCCTCCACGGCACGGTCCGCAGCTGCGACTCCATCCGCGTCAAGGGACGCAAGGGAATCCTGGCCGGAGATGTCTCGGCCCTGCGACGCATCGACGCCCAATCGGCGGGGTCGCCCATGAGCAGCCGGACGCGACTCCAGGTGGGAGAGAACTTCCGCCTCCGCAGTCAGGTCGACGCGCTCGACGGAGAGATCCGGTCCCTGGAAAAAAACCTCGAAAAGGTGACGAAGACCATTCACGACATCAGCACGAAAATCTTCTCCAAAGGAGGTCCGCTCCTCCCCGTCGCCTTCACCCAGAAACTCCGGTCCATCCTCGATCAGTATGCCCTGCAGAAAAAACGCCTCAATATCATGAAGGAGAAAAAGGCCTCCATGGAGAGCCTCCTCCTCCAGGAGACCCGCAAGGGCATCATCGCCATCCGTCATGTCCTCCGCCCCGGCGTCATCATCGAGATTCAGCGGACCTTCATCGAAATCACCCAGGAGGAGCGCTTCGTCTCCTTTGCTCTCAATCCCGACGATCTGACGATCAGTCGGAGCTCCTACGCCTGA
- a CDS encoding PAS domain-containing protein, which translates to MNRKTLMIVVQEALQAEELARQAHALGWTVTGITTEGSAAKELFRQTAPKLILLDIDLDGDGVVLAREIRDLGEAAFIFLLSEGDGAGLERATSVDPLGFIVSPLGPLSLQAVLLPAWRHYRALLRFRLLHRYAPSGVLLFRHVADEGTYRLIHRNGAAEVLDGPLPSETPTFEEYFRDIDHRELRQLFDDVLLRGENRSCTVILRRRSHLFCWRHYSLLLFPEGEITAVFRDDTAAQRQKEEAQRRIHDLTAAIGRQEALASAATVLLDGKTPLEKRLRLCLEGLLAVLRRERPEAGFLLRWTGGDLAVGETAKTVALPFHFRTPNSSAAELIAFCSPQGDEDPSCCTLSYDQTEFIRRGMALIAGTLRHEEEQRRASDAIALLESALNDLALPIVLADREGMICYVNDSFEVCTGLFKEELHLLPLQALAQRMSPSATTERPLGRPENPLGHRLEITDDGERGAPS; encoded by the coding sequence ATGAACCGAAAGACTCTCATGATCGTCGTACAAGAGGCCCTTCAGGCCGAGGAACTGGCCCGTCAGGCCCACGCCCTGGGCTGGACCGTGACGGGGATAACCACCGAGGGCTCGGCGGCCAAAGAGCTTTTCCGGCAGACGGCGCCGAAACTGATCCTCCTGGACATCGACCTCGACGGCGACGGGGTCGTCCTGGCCCGGGAAATCCGCGACCTGGGCGAAGCCGCCTTTATTTTCCTTCTCTCCGAAGGCGACGGGGCCGGGCTGGAGCGGGCCACCTCCGTCGACCCTCTCGGTTTCATCGTAAGCCCTCTGGGTCCTCTCTCCCTTCAGGCCGTCCTCCTCCCGGCATGGCGCCACTACCGCGCCCTCCTGCGCTTCCGCCTCCTCCACCGCTACGCGCCCAGCGGCGTCCTCCTCTTCCGCCACGTCGCCGACGAGGGGACCTACCGGCTGATACACCGTAACGGCGCCGCCGAGGTCCTCGACGGTCCCCTTCCCTCGGAAACGCCCACCTTCGAGGAGTACTTCCGCGATATCGACCACAGGGAGCTGCGCCAGCTCTTCGACGATGTGCTCCTTAGAGGGGAGAACCGAAGCTGCACGGTCATCCTCCGGCGGCGCAGCCACCTCTTCTGCTGGAGGCACTACTCTCTTCTGCTCTTTCCCGAAGGGGAGATCACGGCCGTCTTCCGCGACGATACGGCCGCCCAGAGACAGAAAGAGGAGGCACAACGACGGATCCACGACCTGACGGCGGCGATAGGGCGCCAGGAGGCCCTCGCCTCGGCGGCGACGGTTCTCCTCGACGGGAAAACGCCTCTGGAGAAACGCCTCCGGCTCTGTCTCGAAGGGCTCCTGGCCGTTCTGCGCCGGGAGAGGCCCGAGGCCGGCTTCCTTCTCCGCTGGACGGGAGGCGATCTCGCCGTCGGCGAGACGGCGAAGACGGTGGCCCTCCCCTTCCATTTCAGGACCCCCAATTCCTCCGCAGCGGAACTGATCGCCTTCTGCTCCCCCCAGGGCGACGAAGACCCGTCGTGCTGCACCCTCTCCTACGACCAGACCGAATTCATCCGGCGCGGCATGGCCCTCATCGCCGGGACGCTCCGCCACGAGGAGGAACAGCGGCGGGCATCGGACGCCATCGCCCTCCTCGAGTCCGCCCTGAACGACCTGGCGCTCCCCATCGTTCTGGCCGACCGAGAGGGGATGATCTGCTACGTCAACGACTCCTTCGAAGTCTGCACGGGCCTGTTCAAGGAGGAACTCCACCTCCTCCCCCTACAGGCCCTGGCCCAGCGGATGAGCCCGTCGGCAACGACCGAAAGGCCCCTCGGTCGGCCGGAGAACCCCCTCGGCCATCGCCTGGAGATCACCGACGACGGGGAAAGGGGGGCTCCCTCGTGA
- a CDS encoding NAD(P)H-dependent amine dehydrogenase family protein, translated as MSRKLRVAQFGCGKMSAYTMRYVYEKGAEIVAAFDQNPAVIGRDIGEILGTEKKGVIVLDASEADRTFASLKPDACIITTMSLMSDLRSAFLACARNGVNAISTCEEAFFPWNSSAAITKELDDLAKKNGCTLCGSGYQDVFWGNLIAVLAGATHRIHRIRGKSSYNVEDYGIALAQVHGAGLDLDAFAREIAASDDISPAERQALIDRGQFLPSYMWNVNGWLCGRLGLTVTSQTQKCIPQTHDTDLHSETLGITIPAGHATGMAAVVTTETEEGITIETECIGKVYAPDEFDRNDWTLTGEPDTQVIINRPATVELTCATIVNRLPDIVNAAPGYVTTDKMGSNAYRAKPLDAYVTR; from the coding sequence ATGTCACGTAAGCTTCGTGTCGCTCAGTTCGGTTGCGGAAAGATGTCCGCCTACACCATGCGGTACGTCTACGAGAAGGGCGCCGAAATCGTCGCCGCCTTCGATCAGAATCCGGCCGTCATCGGCAGGGATATCGGCGAGATCCTCGGGACGGAGAAGAAGGGCGTCATCGTCCTCGATGCCTCCGAGGCAGACCGGACCTTCGCCTCCCTCAAGCCCGACGCCTGCATCATCACCACCATGAGCCTCATGAGCGACCTCCGGTCGGCCTTCCTCGCCTGCGCGAGAAACGGCGTCAACGCCATCAGCACCTGCGAAGAGGCCTTTTTCCCCTGGAACTCCTCCGCAGCCATCACGAAAGAACTCGACGACCTCGCGAAAAAGAACGGTTGTACCCTCTGCGGATCGGGATACCAGGATGTCTTCTGGGGAAACCTCATCGCCGTCCTCGCCGGGGCGACGCACCGGATCCACAGGATCCGGGGCAAGTCCAGCTACAACGTCGAGGATTACGGGATCGCCCTCGCCCAGGTCCACGGAGCCGGCCTGGATCTGGACGCCTTCGCCCGGGAGATCGCCGCCTCCGACGACATCTCTCCCGCCGAGCGCCAGGCCCTCATCGACAGGGGGCAGTTCCTTCCCTCCTACATGTGGAACGTCAACGGATGGCTCTGCGGCCGCCTCGGTCTGACGGTCACGTCCCAGACCCAGAAGTGCATCCCCCAGACCCACGACACCGATCTCCACTCGGAAACCCTGGGCATCACCATCCCCGCCGGACATGCGACGGGCATGGCGGCCGTGGTCACCACCGAGACGGAGGAGGGCATCACCATCGAGACGGAGTGCATCGGCAAGGTTTACGCCCCCGACGAGTTCGACCGAAACGACTGGACCCTGACGGGCGAGCCCGACACGCAGGTGATCATCAACCGGCCGGCCACGGTCGAGCTGACCTGCGCCACCATCGTCAACCGCCTGCCCGACATCGTCAACGCCGCTCCGGGATACGTCACGACGGACAAGATGGGCTCCAACGCGTACCGGGCGAAACCCCTCGACGCTTACGTGACCCGCTGA